Proteins encoded within one genomic window of Anopheles gambiae chromosome 3, idAnoGambNW_F1_1, whole genome shotgun sequence:
- the LOC133392700 gene encoding uncharacterized protein LOC133392700, whose protein sequence is MNQENNFTQEELFEHIRRLTDTQNSLVEEMNKMRAVVKDDPMLSFKTPDPIKNLPIFNGNKNETQAWIEDTEATLNLFDTYKGTQTYELIVRAVKSKILGEAREALIAAGNFNTWPEIKETLQNCFGEKRDLTSYVQSLFYEQQGNKTLTEFYQTLKKLDTRIKSVTANTEDYKDPSQAMNKFISLLTLTRFVDGLDGPLASHVRSCKPINLDEAFSVLKEYTNAAYRKSLTGSLELEDANTLDDIVLATVVGGVSVDSSPDDMTEGMVLSLLST, encoded by the exons ATGAATCAAGAAAATAATTTCACCCAAGAAGAGCTCTTCGAACACATAAGGCGTTTAACCGATACACAGAATAGCCTAGTCGAAGAAATGAATAAGATGAGGGCGGTTGTAAAAGACGATCCAATGCTTTCCTTTAAAACGCCAGATCCTATAAAAAATTTACCAATATTTAATGGTAACAAAAACGAGACACAAGCTTGGATAGAAGATACCGAAGCAACGCTTAATCTATTTGACACCTATAAGGGCACACAAACGTACGAACTTATTGTTCGAGCAGTGAAGAGCAAAATATTAGGAGAAGCGAGAGAAGCTTTGATAGCTGCAGGGAACTTTAACACGTGGCCAGAGATAAAAGAAACGTtacagaattgcttcggtgaAAAACGAGATCTCACGTCATATGTTCAATCACTTTTTTACGAACAACAAGGGAATAAAACGCTAACGGAGTTTTATCAAACCCTAAAAAAACTCGATACACGCATAAAATCTGTAACTGCAAATACCGAAGATTACAAAGATCCCAGCCAGGCAATGAATAAGTTCATTAGCTTACTAACACTAACGCGTTTTGTCGATGGACTAGATGGTCCACTAGCGTCGCATGTTAGAAGCTGTAAACCGATAAATTTGGATGAGGCTTTTTCAGTGCTAAAAGAGTACACGAACGCGGCGTATAGAAAGA GTTTAACCGGTTCACTCGAACTAGAAGATGCCAACACACTTGACGATATTGTGCTAGCAACGGTAGTAGGCGGAGTATCCGTAGATTCTTCACCAGACGACATGACCGAGGGTATGGTACTCTCGCTGTTGTCAACATAA